The following is a genomic window from Amycolatopsis cihanbeyliensis.
ACGGCCTGCTGGTGGCGCGGGACTCGGCGGCCAACGTGCTACCGCTGAACGCCGCCGACGACGGGCTGCACCTCGGTCTCGGCGCCGTCCTGATCGCGCTGGGCGTGTTGCTCGGGCGCCGGTTGGAGTACACCCCGACGGCGGGTTGATCGCCCGCATTCTCGACGGCCGCGGGACAGTGCTCGGTGACCGCAGGCCGTACCCGGTCGCGCTGGTCACCCTGGACGCCGATGAGGTTCTGCACTGGGCACGGGCGCTGGGCCTGCCCGAGGACCGCGCGGAGCTGGCAGGGCAGGATCGGGTGCGCGAGCTGGTCGCGGAGGTCGTCGAGCGGGCCGACCGGAACTACGCGCCGCCGGAACGCATCCGGGACGTCGCGGTCCTCGGTGCCGAGTGCACTACCCGGACGGGTGAGTTGACGCCGACGATGAAGATCCGCCGGAATGTCGTCAGGGACAAGTATGCGGAGGTCGTGGACGCGATCCACGACGGCGGACCGCCAAACTCTGATAAGTAATCTTATCCAATATCTGTCGTGATCGGGGTCACCGGCTTACACTTCGGCGCATGAAAAGGATCAGATGTGCGACCATCGCCGTTCTGGCCTCGCTCTCGCTGGTGTTCGCCGGTTCCCCCGCGGCCACGGCGCAGGCCTCGCCAGGACCGCCACTCGAGACGCCGCGGTCCGAACTGGACGCCGCGCTGCACTGCGCGGAAGGCATCGACGACGCGACCGTGAACCCGGTGCTGTTCGTGCCGGGGACCACGGCCGAGGGCGGGGAGAACTTCGCCTGGAACTACGTCACCGCACTGCGGAACGAGGGTTTTCCCGCCTGCTGGGTGAATTATCCCTACCGTGGCTGGCGGGACATGCAGACCTCCTCGGAGTACGTGGTCAACGCGATCAGGACGATGCACGAGCGCAGCGGCCGCAAGGTGTCCACCATCGGGCACAGCCAGGGCGGTTTGCATCCCGCGTGGGTGGCCCGGTTCTGGCCGGACGTCGCCGGGATGCTGGACGACGCGATCAGTTTCGGCGCGCCCTTCCAGGGGTCCTCGGTCGCGAGCCTGTACTGCGGGGTGCTGAACCTGTTCCCCACCGGCTGCCAGGAGTCGTTCTGGCAGTTCACCAAGGGTTCCGGCTGGTCCCGGGCGCTGAACGCGGAACCGATGCCGGAAGGCCCTTCGTTCACCTCCGTCTACACGGACTTCGACGAGGCCGCCACGCCGGGCGAGGCGGCAAGCAGGCTGGACGGGGCCGCGCACATCGGGGTGCAGGACATCTGCCCCGGGCGGTTCGCCGAGCACTTCACCCTGGTCGTGGATGCCGTGCCGTACGCGCTCACCCTGGACGCGCTCCGGCACGACGGCCCCGCCGATCCGGGCCGTATCGACAAGTCGGTGTGTGGCAAGGGATTCATGCCGCTGGACTGGCCGGGCTTCGCCAAGACGGTTCCGGACCTGCTCTCGTTGCCGGCGAAGGCGTGGCTACAGAGCCCACCGTGGACCTGGGTCCGCGCCGAACCCCCGCTGCGGGACTACGCGCGGTGAACCCGGTACCGACCGGCGTGGGGTGACGCCCCGACCCCGCGACGCGTGCGAGACTGTCCGCCGGTTTCGCGGACATACTGGGGGAACAAGCACGCATGATGGGTCGCACGCACGCCCTGACCGGCTGGTGCGCCGGGCTGGCCGTGGCACCACTCGCCGGCGCG
Proteins encoded in this region:
- a CDS encoding esterase/lipase family protein, with the protein product MKRIRCATIAVLASLSLVFAGSPAATAQASPGPPLETPRSELDAALHCAEGIDDATVNPVLFVPGTTAEGGENFAWNYVTALRNEGFPACWVNYPYRGWRDMQTSSEYVVNAIRTMHERSGRKVSTIGHSQGGLHPAWVARFWPDVAGMLDDAISFGAPFQGSSVASLYCGVLNLFPTGCQESFWQFTKGSGWSRALNAEPMPEGPSFTSVYTDFDEAATPGEAASRLDGAAHIGVQDICPGRFAEHFTLVVDAVPYALTLDALRHDGPADPGRIDKSVCGKGFMPLDWPGFAKTVPDLLSLPAKAWLQSPPWTWVRAEPPLRDYAR
- a CDS encoding long-chain fatty acid--CoA ligase, whose amino-acid sequence is MIARILDGRGTVLGDRRPYPVALVTLDADEVLHWARALGLPEDRAELAGQDRVRELVAEVVERADRNYAPPERIRDVAVLGAECTTRTGELTPTMKIRRNVVRDKYAEVVDAIHDGGPPNSDK